atacttctagctagaagtcttttattattttagtgagaaattacctctttctcaaaaactacgttacttcagagggagccgtttcccacaatgttgtatattatcaacagctctccaatgctcgtcagtttttaagtgaatatttcttttaagtttttaagttaatatttcttttgagtaattaccaaacgttgaCTTCCCTTTAAGACTTTAGttgggccgtgtccgaaacgacgacttcggctacagctacgtctagatcagcgcgtctaccagtgttgaataGGCAGAcacgcgcgatctagccgtagctgtagccgaagtcgccgtttcggacacggccttggTTGCTCTAGATCTGGAATAATGGACTGGTATCTCACCACATCAATAGTTCGAGGTGAAATGAATGTGAGGTAATGTTTTTCATCAGAGGAAACGACCAGAGTCAAAGGTCATgaagcatgtaagcacacaaacttgcttagcatggaatttcttccttggtaataaaaggattaccaaacaaattttcacttgttgcatattgcttgatactggtattcagctgttgtttgctaaatcctgaaaatcacgtggaaatgtggttggtaatcctgtttttacctaggaagaaacttcatgctaagcaaattttgtgcttacaggcttcataaaattggccccagggtcaaatttcataaaacttttAGGCACTCAAACTTGCTGAGCACGGaatagttttgcttagcagacataAGTTACTAGCCAACTGACATTGTTGTGAGAGAACTTGTGACAGGTGCCCCGACTCAATTCTTGCTCATCAAATATAACTATTTGCTGAGCAGAACTATCTGCTTATCAGCTTTCAAAGTATGAAATCGGGCACTGATTTCTGAAACTGTTTCCCTCAATTGAATAGCTACATGAACGTGTAAAGTAAAATGGCTGCGATTAATCAAGAGATATAAACCATGATACCATGAATAGGCTATAAGACCCGACCTTGAAGTTTTGTCTGAAAGGGGTGTTTTATTGACGAGACAATGTATTGATATCGGCATACAGTGTGCATATTTAAAAGCCTGATTCGTCCATAAAACACCAGAAAGCTTATAAATTTTCCATAGAGTAATTGCTCTATGTATTGAGATGCACATGTAGTTATAGTACCATcaagtctaatgatgatggtaggtacatacatgtatacgttgaataaatgtatgttttttttagaaccacAATCATTACAACCAGTGTATTTTGAGAAGTATTGAATGAATTATAAAATATGAGGGAAGTAGTTATGATATCCTGAAGTAGTATTTACTTAGATTGTGTACATAAAATGTATGAGGTATGTACAGTGTGCATGTTAAGCTTTGCGTTTAGAAGTGTTTGCGACGACCGCCATGGTTTTTTACTTCAATAACACGTGTTATTTCAACTACATAGCCTTTTGCAAAATTGAATGAATAAACCATATGCATCAAATCTACCCATGGCGTGAAGCCCGGGTGTATCATAATCGCCATCGTATGAATTATCAACTGATCACAAATGAATTCGTTTCACCAGGCCACAATGCCATCATTGTACACACACAGACATCTACGTCTGCTTTTCATGATATCATTTTTGGCGCACATTCTTCTTCGGGCTAACCTGTGGATTTAACCCTTGCATCACTTTTAACACCCAAGTGATGTAAATAACAACACGTCAGCAGGCTAGGTGTCATCCCGACCTATATTGTCTTCTCGTTTAATCTCTCTCGCCTTCTCTCTCCCGGGCAAAACAAAGCCACGTCCGTCTATTGAACGTTTTACCTTGATCACGTGTTAGTAAATTCGACCATGTGAAATATGATTGTAATTGTCAGTAGCGTATACGGGccctatagaccatgtgaactttgtttacaataagtgtgacctggTGCATTCTTtaggtattctggcaggcaatacACTGCACTGGAACTAtgtgaaagttgacattttgtgtcataatttacacataaatccaagagttatgaaagtaaaagctggacaagttttgagatgtgcccctttcattATATCAAAGTTGATAGGATTTAGACAGTGTTATCTCcgtaaaatataagattttatgttttcttctattaggctgtgtacaaatcatgcctgcatgaagtccaggccctgtggctcttttgtaaataattatgtgatgtcacaggtcacatcgtctatagagtGCTATTCACACAACAGTagtttaactggggtcccttgcatAATTTTAGCAtaattgtaaaatgtagcaatgtttgacaacaCTTTGCAAGAGAACTTAATTGTAGGCCTCTacagtatacaaaattgttgtcctttcacacgaggtacatttttgtaaatttttacaacCTTGCTACAATTTGGCAAGGGACCCGTGCTAAATTGCTATTGTGTGTAAGGGGCTTAGACCTGCCTTGTGCCCATGTACGCTCTCCCGCCTAGCCAACTGTAATACATAACAATTTGCCTTTATTGTACTGTGCACCGGAGAGTCATGTTGCTATGGTCATATCATGTGGTGTTAACGACACATTAGAGTCTAGACGAGACAGTCATGGAGACTGATAAATGAACATACagttcatgtaggcctactgcctTGCACAATAAAGAAACAGTTCTAGAATGTTATGACGTCAACTGTTATAGTAATTATACAAAATTCCTAAGACGCAAACGACATCCAGGCAACGGAGgtaaaaatcacacaatttcGTTACCCtagtaatttttcttttttaaagcaaGGGCTCAATCATAATGATACAATAGCGTAATtacattttaaagtaaaattgtCGTCTGGTTCGAGATGGTTAAAAAAGTAGTCCCAATGTCTCACTATAAAGGCCATGGTCACATATTTGGATTCTGggcagttaaaggcactggttagtattggtaattactcaaaataattgttagcataaaaacttacttggtaacgagcaacggagagcttttGACAGTatgcaacattgtgagaaacggctccctctgaagtgacgtagttttcgagaaagaagtcatttctaaCCTGGTCATGGTATACATTCACTATCGTACGAcactaaagcccctttcacacgagagaaaattagcaagggtcccttgctaaattgcagcatgatttttcaaaatgtacctcgtgtgaaaggacaaaaaaattctactgtccaagttctcttctAAATtctttgtcaaacattgctacttTTTACAGCCATggtaaaattaagcaagggacccaagTTATATTGCTGTCGTGTAAATATGGCTTAAGAAACCCTGAGGCAGTTTTGTATTATTACATTTATTATGGAAAAATTGCAAATGAATTTGAACTTACCGGATGTGAAGAGAACAATTGCTTTCATGCAGCTGTACTCGGCCGAATCCACGTGTAACGCCTTCAACTTCTCAACCTGTTCTTGGAATATCCGAATATGATCCATAAAAGCTACAACCCGATCTGCCGACATGGGGCTCGCGTGGAGTCCCGAGGCAGCGAGGAGGGGGGCAACGTGGAGGGGCATGGAACACTGGGACGCGTTCAGAACGAAGAGTTCGCTCCAGCACATACGGAGCAGGGCAACCTGGTCGGTCACCTGAAGGTCCGGAAAGAAGGGAATATTACGGGCCCATTCCACGGCGCTGAAGAGCAACCTCGCCGCCAATTCGCAGATGTTATCAATGCCCATGACACTGTTGGTCTGCATACACTGGGCATATCTGGAGGTGGGGTAGGGTTCGGCCCGGAGAAGCAGCGAGATGTAACCAGACAGGAACGAGTGGCCCTCGAATCGGCCGTCGAGGTACTGGCCTGGTCCTGGCTGTGACGGTGGCACTCGTCCGCGCTGTACTGCTGCAAGAGACCATGAATTGCGTTACGTTATCAACTTATTCACTgggcaaaaaaaaactaaaacgtATTTATAGTTCAGTTCCCACTTCTcagttgttttgaaaagttGTGTTTTGAGTGATCCTTTAACTTGAACAAATGTAATAATTGAGTTTGATAGCAGTGGGTGGTTTATAAGAGAAATATTTAACCGGTATTACGTAACTTTTTTTATAACCATGTTTTTGTAACCATTAAGACCAAACTTTTAATAACTTTTAAAGTGCGCATTTAAATTTGATTGTTGCAGATTCTAACTGCGACGAGGATAATTTGTTATCAAATCACTTTTAACTCCACTGCTAAAGCCAACTTGATTCTGATTTGAACGATAGCAACTTCTTGATTATTACAAGTTTTATATTTCAGCAGACTActataaatataatttatataGACTTGATATAGCCTTTATCACAGTTAGTGAATACAAtaaggttttttctttccacttctaaagtaacaaagtcacacgcatgcaaaaaaaaaaaacgcgtcTTGGTCCAATActaatttgtgtgtgtttctttAACATTATCAAATCATAATTTTTGAAGGCAACAAGAGCAAGGGCACAAACTCAAGTCTGTCGGCCATTCTCAGAATCCTTTATGAGAAGTTCTTGTATCCTTTCTTTAGTTTGTATATGTCATGCCCATCGTTACAGTTCCATGTTAAATATAGAACATGAATCAAAACACACGTTATTATATAGACTGTTATTGTAAGGGTATTGTAAGTGCAACTATATTTTATACTTAATATTTTAGTATcggtagaaaaaaaacattataatttaGGATATTAACTGCGCCCTTTTTTATAACGACTTAGAATGAAACGTTGAAATAGATAGCTTCAGATAGTTAGTGTTCTCGtacttaaaataatattttaacatAGTGCACACCCAATATTGTACCaagttaaataaaacaaagtttatGGACAAATTTTAAAACGTAGTCAGCATGGAAACTGGTAGTTTTAGAATTCTTTTCAGGTATCACTTTTATTTTCGGTAAAAGAGATAGGTGAATTACAACGGATACAAATGTCTTGGTAAATTTGTTGAAGGAAAAATCTAGGAACGTATAAAGGTTGTGAATTTCAAGTTGACTGGTGGAATGTAGGTTTCGTTAATGCAGAACATCCTTCGAACGTATTTAAAAGTGTTCCAAATACTTTGAACAAGCGTATAAATGGAATTGTGCAATTATAAGTTTAAAAGTATTAAACTTTTCCAAATGGACATGGAGGGTTAAAACTTAGGGAAGTTCTTAATTTATTGGTAATTCACAGATCTTCTAAATTAAGATGGTTCAAAGCTACTTGCAAAAAAGAAATGCGAAAACTGCAAAGtctataaaaaaattgtgttttgaagTTTGTTGATTATATTATAGGCCACACGGGAAGTTGCTAGTGTGATTTTCAGATATTTCAATATTACTATTCTTTAGTTTCACCAATGTATCATCGTAATAAGCTAAATATCTTCTTGAGAAGTTAATGTATAACAGTTTCACACTTTGAACAGAAGTTGACAAACTTTTCTGAAAGACTTCGAGGAAATGGCACCAATTGTTACCAACACTACAAACTTTGAAATAATTAGGTCAAAATAGATTAAACAACATCCGCttttgatttagaatttaaggctGGCTTACCTTCTCTCCTCATGCCCATCTTCAGGCATTTCTTGAGCCGACAGTACTGGCATTGGTTACGGTGGTGCTGGTCTATGGGACAGTTACGATTCGCCCGACACGAGTAGCTCAGATTCCGTCGAACGCTCCGcttaaaaaaacttttacaCCCCTCACAGGTGAACTGCCCGTAGTGTTTCCCGCTTGATTTGTCCCCGCACACCACGCACTCAATGTGGGGTGGGCTTTGCTGGctctgctgttgctgctgttgggTTTGTTGGGGGACTTGACTTTGGGCCGTCTGCCCTGGTGTGGGTGTTGTTTGACTGGGTTGCGTCGGGGTGGTGGGTTGTGGTGTTTGGTGCTGTTGCTGCACTCCGATCCCCTGAGTTCCCGGTGTTTGCGGCGGCTGTGGGGTGGCCTGGGGGGCATGCTGCTGGCTCTTATCCCCGGCAAGTTCATCGTTGACGTTAACAGTGCTCCAATGTGATGGAGGTTGGGACACCACAGACTTGTCCGAGCCCAGCTCGTCCCGGCTCCATGTGCCAAGACGCACCGGTGGGGGTTGAATCGGTTGGGAGTTAGTGTGCTGTTGCTGCTGCGATTGCTGTCGTGATTTATCCCCGGCCAGATCGTCGCTACTCCAGGTACTAACTGCCATCGCCATGTTGCGGCGGAGTACGGTGGGTCTGCGACGGGCTGCACTTGTTGTAAAGAGTCGGTGTCAAAGCGGGGCCACCAAAGGGCAAACCAGGGGTGGAGAGAGGGCAACAagagagggaaaaaaagaaaccaaGGTTAGTGTCGAGGTTAAAACACCAAAGCGCTTCTGTTACCAATACATGATTGTCACTTGTGAAGTACAATGACAACCAATAGCGAAACATCCGGGAAGAAtgaagaagaataagaaaactTACTAACCCCAGCAGCTACCCAAAGGTCGTGTTTATAACAATCCTGTTAAATCAAGAGTAGAAAAACTAAGGTCTAGATGACATGCCATTATTTCAATAGCCCGAATGCATTGCATGGAGTGGTGTGTGTAATGATGAAATACAACGTGAATCAAACGCCAGCCACACGGCCGCAACGGTACTGTACTCACCTGGTGAGCTATGTAAAGATCAACGCGCTTATTCACCACCGACCTCTAACTACCTATCTCGTAACCTTAGAACCGCAGACAGGGCAAAATGCCTAAAGTGACATCGTCGGTTGGCCAGCCCGCCGGAGCGGAGTAATTCCTTCTCTGCCGCGCTCCTGCAAACGGGGGCGTGAGCTCTCGCTGTCTCGGCACAATAGCTTGAACTCTGACACTGACTGTTTGAAACTGTTGGGTTACCATGACGGCCCCTTGCCTTTTATGGCGGGGGGATGTCAGCCGAGTTCACCCGGGTTGATTGGCGGATGGTTAATCAGTGTAACCACGGTCACGGCCTTCGGGGTCCATCAGTCAGAACAACCAGTGCATCCCCTGATTGGCTCCCATCATGATTTGATAAATTATAGTCATGAATAATGCATGAGGTTGTGGGCGTGTTCTGGGGTATGGTATATCCCTACGCGCGCCGTGGTGTGGGGATTACCAGCACTGTTGTTTGGCAACTGGTAAACTAATCAAGTATTATCGAGAATCtctcttctctctctctcgccAGTGACTTCCTAACCTATGGGTTGCACTATTGGCACTCAGCTGGCACATTTTGAGCCAAGTCACAAGGGCAGAGCGAGAGTCAGTATTGTGTGCGTGTGGGAACAATCCAACCATCCGACTCGTCAGATTCCCGCCGTGTTGTGAGAACTATTGACCGATTTAACGTCTGCGCGCTAGTTTGGTGGACACCGCTGCAATGTGACACAGTCATCAAGAGGAATGCTGTTCCAAATTCGATTCCCAAAATGGAGTGATTGTTTACTTATAATCGCCAAAAAAATATCAACCACATTTATGAATGAAATTAGGGATAAAAAGCATAAATACGTGGCTGCATGCGTATGGAAGACGAGATTCCCAAATGGAGGCATGATTGTTTACTTGTAATTGCATGAACATCAACAAAATCTATAAAATAAGctaataataatgatttaatccTAAATAATAGCACTTTAAAACAGTTGAAAATAGTTGAAATAGGTGGGTGTTGAGGTTGGACCTGAAATTGGCCAAGGTATAGCATACGTAATTTAAACAAACTATGGGATGTTGATTAAATTATATGACATAAAATTCTATATAAGTCTTTTGTCTATGATTATTCGAAGGGAAACCGCCAATATGTCATTACAACTGAGAAATCTATGATTCCTGTCATATTTTGCAATCTGAAACTAGAACGTTCGTTCTTAATATGAAAATACTAGCTTCGTATACAAATTGAAGAAATGACATTGAATGAGAAATTCATAATAacttgcaaatttaacataagtAATATTAACCCTGTGCATTAATGTTGCGAGTTTGTGCAAGATGCATACATGATGATTCAAACAACTAGATCTAACCACTTTAAGTGGCAAACAACATTTTGTCCAATCTAgaaattacacaaacaaaaaaaggtctTGTCTATCACATCAAAGAACATATTTATACCAGCAGCCCATTGCCAAATACTAAATACACTTGCATATATTTCATTGTATTTCCTGAATGAAAGTTTCATATCAAACAGAAGGGGAAAAAAGTACCGGTGTATACGCACGGGCTGTCCAGGGTAATCCCAGCTTTGTAACCCGGAATAGCCGTTTGAACCTGCGCTCGCAATTCCAAGTACTTACACTCACCCCTCCGTAAAACACCGAcccaaataaaacaacttttgcCAAACGATGAATGCGCGGGTTGTCCTTTAGTTGTTCGTGACTTTGCTGCGTGGAAACGGATCATTTAGAAGAGATGACTCTGAAATGTGCTCGTTAATAAttcatggtttgtttgtttgtatacatttttatgcTGTCTAGACGGTTTGTTGTTGcgtctgtttgtttatttgttttttgttttttttttttttgattgttCGGGGTGTATACACGCAAATATGGCGCATGTGACTCTTGCTGAGACATCCAGCCTCGCGCTGCAATTGCAGTACATAGACCAAAAAGAATCTTACTAAACtatgtataataataaactaaataataacttgcgggtacaaccatgtacaagattttctcctgaagacgagcagagtatactgttcgaaacgtcgataccaaaCCGGCTATTTTCATAGTCAACACTCCATCAAACGGAATGCAAGAGATTAtgtactcgcaagtttactacttttaatatatttattctTATCctttacaccatgcaaagcttcaaacatcgcTTAAACTATGTATACAAATAAATCATTCCGTCATTTTAAAATCTTGATCTTAAGTTTCTTTCATGCCGCCCTTGTTCGGACAGCTTACCACTCTTCAATTTCGCGCTCAATTTGCTAACACTATTTACATGAAACGACTCGGTCAAGGGTGGCATCAGTCAGCTCAAGTTCATTCTGTTCTAgaaactacttacaatacactaGACTGACACGGCCTATCCACTTGCTTTCTATCCCCTTCTGACC
Above is a genomic segment from Asterias rubens chromosome 10, eAstRub1.3, whole genome shotgun sequence containing:
- the LOC117295478 gene encoding nuclear receptor subfamily 2 group F member 1-A-like isoform X1; the encoded protein is MAMAVSTWSSDDLAGDKSRQQSQQQQHTNSQPIQPPPVRLGTWSRDELGSDKSVVSQPPSHWSTVNVNDELAGDKSQQHAPQATPQPPQTPGTQGIGVQQQHQTPQPTTPTQPSQTTPTPGQTAQSQVPQQTQQQQQQSQQSPPHIECVVCGDKSSGKHYGQFTCEGCKSFFKRSVRRNLSYSCRANRNCPIDQHHRNQCQYCRLKKCLKMGMRREAVQRGRVPPSQPGPGQYLDGRFEGHSFLSGYISLLLRAEPYPTSRYAQCMQTNSVMGIDNICELAARLLFSAVEWARNIPFFPDLQVTDQVALLRMCWSELFVLNASQCSMPLHVAPLLAASGLHASPMSADRVVAFMDHIRIFQEQVEKLKALHVDSAEYSCMKAIVLFTSDACGLSDAAHIENLQEKSQCALEEYVRSQYPNQPNRFGRLLLRLPSLRTVSSQVIEQLFFVRLVGKTPIETLIRDMLLSGSSFSWPYMTVQ
- the LOC117295478 gene encoding nuclear receptor subfamily 2 group F member 1-A-like isoform X2; translated protein: MAMAVSTWSSDDLAGDKSRQQSQQQQHTNSQPIQPPPVRLGTWSRDELGSDKSVVSQPPSHWSTVNVNDELAGDKSQQHAPQATPQPPQTPGTQGIGVQQQHQTPQPTTPTQPSQTTPTPGQTAQSQVPQQTQQQQQQSQQSPPHIECVVCGDKSSGKHYGQFTCEGCKSFFKRSVRRNLSYSCRANRNCPIDQHHRNQCQYCRLKKCLKMGMRREVQRGRVPPSQPGPGQYLDGRFEGHSFLSGYISLLLRAEPYPTSRYAQCMQTNSVMGIDNICELAARLLFSAVEWARNIPFFPDLQVTDQVALLRMCWSELFVLNASQCSMPLHVAPLLAASGLHASPMSADRVVAFMDHIRIFQEQVEKLKALHVDSAEYSCMKAIVLFTSDACGLSDAAHIENLQEKSQCALEEYVRSQYPNQPNRFGRLLLRLPSLRTVSSQVIEQLFFVRLVGKTPIETLIRDMLLSGSSFSWPYMTVQ